A genomic region of Kribbella sp. NBC_00382 contains the following coding sequences:
- a CDS encoding asparaginase, producing the protein MSVALFTLGGTISMAGRTPDGVARLTGADLTEAVPGLAGLPVPLEVQDIEAVPSANLTLAKMLDVVDAASKAISNGATGVVVTQGSDTLEETAFLVDQVWPHSQPFVLTGAMRNPTLAGPDGPANLLAAARVACSPAARDLGALVVFNDQIHAARWVRKTHSTSTATFASPNAGPIGQLVEGQVRILTRPSRQDGVPGRAEPADLDAAQVALYTVTLDDDGVLLKGLADTHQGLVVAAYGVGHVPAALAPVLGELAERIPVVLTSRTGGGSVLRNTYSSPGSESDLLARGLIDGGFLDPYKARVLLRLLLATGEGQDEIIGAFAQHH; encoded by the coding sequence GTGAGCGTTGCGTTGTTCACCCTCGGCGGCACCATCTCGATGGCAGGCCGGACACCCGATGGCGTGGCCCGGCTGACCGGTGCCGACCTGACCGAGGCAGTACCCGGCCTGGCCGGCCTACCGGTACCACTGGAGGTCCAGGACATCGAGGCGGTACCGAGCGCCAACCTCACCCTCGCCAAGATGCTCGACGTAGTCGACGCGGCCTCGAAGGCGATCAGCAACGGCGCTACCGGTGTCGTGGTGACCCAGGGCTCGGACACCTTGGAGGAGACGGCCTTCCTGGTCGACCAGGTCTGGCCGCACTCGCAGCCGTTCGTACTCACCGGTGCCATGCGCAACCCGACCCTGGCAGGCCCTGACGGCCCGGCGAATCTCCTCGCCGCCGCCCGGGTCGCCTGCTCCCCCGCTGCCCGCGATCTAGGTGCACTGGTCGTCTTCAACGATCAGATCCACGCAGCGCGTTGGGTACGCAAGACCCACAGCACCAGCACCGCCACCTTCGCCTCCCCCAACGCAGGGCCTATCGGCCAGCTTGTCGAGGGACAGGTCCGCATCCTCACCCGCCCGAGCCGGCAGGACGGAGTACCGGGTCGCGCTGAGCCTGCGGATCTCGATGCCGCGCAGGTGGCGCTCTACACCGTCACGCTCGACGACGACGGCGTACTGCTGAAGGGGCTGGCCGATACACATCAAGGGCTCGTCGTAGCGGCGTACGGCGTCGGCCATGTCCCGGCAGCCCTGGCACCCGTGCTCGGCGAGCTGGCTGAGCGCATCCCCGTCGTACTGACGTCACGTACCGGTGGTGGGTCCGTACTGCGTAACACCTACAGCTCACCTGGCTCCGAGTCGGACCTACTCGCTCGCGGCCTCATCGACGGCGGTTTCCTCGACCCCTACAAGGCACGGGTGCTGTTGAGGTTGCTACTGGCAACAGGCGAGGGGCAGGACGAGATCATCGGAGCTTTCGCGCAGCATCACTGA
- a CDS encoding P-II family nitrogen regulator — MKLITAVVKPHKLEDVRAALETFGVTGMTVTEASGYGRQKGHTEVYRGAEYEVDLVPKVRLEVVVEDGDGADVVDVIVKAAQTGKIGDGKVWVTPVETIVRVRTGELDGDAL, encoded by the coding sequence ATGAAGCTGATCACCGCGGTGGTCAAGCCGCACAAGCTGGAAGACGTCCGGGCCGCGCTGGAGACGTTCGGGGTGACCGGCATGACGGTCACCGAGGCGAGCGGCTACGGCCGGCAGAAGGGCCACACCGAGGTCTACCGAGGTGCGGAGTACGAGGTGGACCTGGTCCCGAAGGTCCGGCTCGAGGTGGTCGTCGAGGACGGTGACGGCGCCGACGTGGTGGACGTGATCGTGAAGGCCGCGCAGACCGGCAAGATCGGTGACGGCAAGGTCTGGGTGACCCCGGTCGAGACGATCGTCCGGGTCCGTACCGGTGAGCTGGACGGAGACGCGCTGTAG
- a CDS encoding CGNR zinc finger domain-containing protein, producing MNFDSHILNTLTAAVALVNRLTPGQSGGAPFAVPADLTEATADALGDDGRRRPTVTTADAEQLTAVATRMRVIFEASHGGDTDRAAKEVNTLLLDTNARPQLDRSGSPGWSLHFHGADDTLANGWAAGCAAGLAMALGSDLAGRLGVCSAPACDRVFIDASRNSARRFCSPQCQSRVKAAAHRARQK from the coding sequence GTGAACTTCGATAGTCACATCCTCAACACGCTGACCGCCGCCGTGGCGCTGGTCAACCGGCTGACGCCCGGCCAGTCCGGCGGCGCGCCCTTCGCGGTCCCGGCGGACCTCACCGAAGCCACGGCCGACGCCCTCGGCGACGACGGCCGGCGCAGACCGACGGTGACCACCGCCGATGCGGAGCAGCTGACAGCAGTGGCGACCAGGATGCGCGTCATCTTCGAGGCCTCGCATGGAGGCGATACTGATCGCGCAGCCAAGGAAGTCAACACTCTGCTGCTCGACACCAACGCCCGGCCGCAACTGGACCGCTCCGGCTCCCCCGGCTGGAGCCTCCACTTCCACGGCGCCGACGACACCCTGGCCAACGGCTGGGCGGCCGGCTGCGCGGCAGGGCTCGCCATGGCTCTCGGCAGCGACCTGGCAGGCCGGCTCGGAGTCTGCTCCGCGCCGGCCTGCGACCGGGTGTTCATCGATGCCTCCCGCAACAGTGCGCGGCGGTTCTGCTCACCTCAATGCCAGAGCCGCGTCAAGGCAGCAGCGCACCGGGCTAGGCAGAAGTAG
- a CDS encoding TetR/AcrR family transcriptional regulator — translation MGNNSGERPRRGRPRDPDAEPRIRRYAVQLLLERGFDGMTVDDVAEAAGVGKATIYRRWASKELLANDAMAQLFDIEIPDADTGSIAGDLRQVYRDALMFVNTKEGVALIRLAVTEMNRDEQFTVFYRAFLQNRIALTAAALERARQRGEQIRPGADPVLMVQWLAGVLILRAMTGEPMPAVEDTDHLVEMTMRSIVDG, via the coding sequence ATGGGGAACAACAGCGGGGAGAGGCCACGTCGAGGCAGGCCGCGGGACCCGGACGCCGAACCGAGGATCCGCCGGTACGCCGTGCAGTTGCTGCTGGAGCGCGGGTTCGACGGGATGACCGTCGACGACGTTGCCGAGGCGGCCGGCGTCGGCAAGGCAACGATCTACCGGCGATGGGCGAGCAAAGAGCTCCTCGCCAACGACGCGATGGCCCAACTGTTCGACATCGAGATCCCGGACGCCGATACCGGGTCGATCGCGGGTGACCTGCGCCAGGTCTACCGCGACGCCTTGATGTTCGTGAACACCAAGGAAGGCGTCGCGCTGATCCGGCTCGCCGTCACCGAGATGAACCGCGACGAGCAGTTCACCGTGTTCTACCGGGCGTTCCTGCAGAACCGGATCGCCTTGACGGCGGCCGCTCTGGAGCGGGCCCGGCAGCGCGGTGAGCAGATCCGGCCCGGGGCCGATCCGGTCCTGATGGTGCAGTGGCTGGCCGGCGTCCTGATCCTGCGGGCGATGACTGGTGAGCCGATGCCGGCCGTCGAGGACACCGACCACCTGGTCGAGATGACGATGAGGTCGATCGTGGACGGTTAG
- a CDS encoding ammonium transporter: MTLMEINAGDTAWVLVSAALVFLMTPGLAFFYGGMVRVKSVLNMMMMSAITIAVVTILWVVVGFSLTFTGDNGHVIGDFSAVGLKGLIAPDAVSGTIPTLAFVAFQLMFAIITPALISGAIADRATFRGWIAFVAGWTCLVYFPVAHSVWFLDDGNGGWIGDKLKAIDFAGGTAVHVNAGAAALALALVLGRRVGWRKDPMRPHSLPLVILGAGLLWFGWFGFNAGSALSAGTTAAVTFVNTQVATAAAVIGWLIVERIRHGKATTLGMASGAVAGLVAITPSCGAVTPVGAIILGVLAGAICAFAVSLKYKLGFDDSLDVVGVHLVGGLFGSLAIGFLGSAAAPSAVNGLFYGGGVSQLGKQALANVVVGVYSFTVAFILGKVIDKTIGFRLSEDDEVAGVDQVEHAETAYDFLAAGSGLRGHSAIARPVAAETETDAAEKEGANV; this comes from the coding sequence ATGACGTTGATGGAGATCAACGCCGGCGATACCGCCTGGGTCTTGGTAAGTGCCGCGCTGGTGTTCTTGATGACACCGGGCCTGGCTTTCTTCTATGGCGGCATGGTGCGCGTGAAGAGCGTGCTGAACATGATGATGATGAGTGCCATCACCATCGCCGTCGTCACCATCTTGTGGGTGGTGGTCGGCTTCTCGCTGACCTTCACCGGTGACAACGGGCACGTGATCGGTGACTTCTCGGCGGTCGGCCTGAAGGGCCTGATCGCTCCCGACGCGGTCAGTGGCACGATTCCGACGCTCGCCTTCGTCGCCTTCCAGTTGATGTTCGCGATCATCACCCCGGCGCTGATCTCGGGTGCGATCGCAGACCGGGCCACCTTCCGGGGCTGGATCGCCTTCGTCGCGGGCTGGACCTGCCTGGTGTACTTCCCGGTCGCGCACTCCGTCTGGTTCCTCGACGACGGCAACGGCGGCTGGATCGGCGACAAGCTGAAAGCGATCGACTTCGCTGGTGGTACCGCGGTCCACGTGAACGCGGGTGCCGCCGCGCTGGCGCTGGCCCTCGTGCTCGGGCGCCGGGTGGGGTGGCGCAAGGACCCGATGCGTCCACACAGCCTGCCGCTGGTCATCCTCGGCGCCGGCCTGCTGTGGTTCGGCTGGTTCGGCTTCAACGCGGGCTCGGCGCTGAGCGCCGGTACGACCGCCGCGGTCACCTTCGTCAACACGCAGGTCGCCACGGCCGCCGCCGTGATCGGCTGGCTGATCGTGGAACGGATCCGGCACGGCAAGGCGACCACGCTGGGGATGGCGTCCGGTGCTGTGGCAGGTCTGGTCGCGATCACCCCGTCCTGTGGTGCGGTCACGCCGGTCGGCGCGATCATCCTCGGCGTGCTCGCCGGCGCCATCTGCGCCTTCGCGGTCTCGCTGAAGTACAAGCTGGGCTTCGACGACTCGCTCGACGTGGTCGGCGTGCACCTGGTCGGCGGTCTGTTCGGCTCGCTGGCGATCGGCTTCCTGGGCAGCGCCGCGGCGCCGTCCGCGGTGAACGGCCTGTTCTACGGTGGTGGCGTGAGCCAGCTCGGCAAGCAGGCGCTGGCGAACGTGGTCGTCGGTGTCTACTCGTTCACAGTGGCGTTCATCCTCGGCAAGGTGATCGACAAGACGATCGGCTTCCGGCTCAGCGAGGACGACGAGGTCGCCGGTGTCGACCAGGTCGAGCACGCGGAGACGGCGTACGACTTCCTGGCCGCGGGTTCCGGGCTGCGGGGGCACAGTGCGATCGCCCGGCCGGTGGCCGCCGAGACCGAGACCGACGCTGCTGAGAAGGAAGGTGCGAACGTATGA
- a CDS encoding MFS transporter, producing MTNHTGFASHHRLPTAVWVLVIARGVNRLGAFTLPFLAVVLTVELGASVAEAGLVLTAFGVATLPSRVFGGHLADRLGRRWTIVLGLVGCAVGQLWIAASGSMWSAVPAVVVLGLAFEIYEPPSQAIIADVTEPVDRPAAYGLLGAVMAVAAVVAGLLAAWLGQWDLRWLFVADAVSCLACAVLVAIALPGGVQVAPAAAAVWRDRRLLWVLGSGTVFAVLAMVIVFGLPLTLLDRGVSASGVGIILAVSAIAQVAVQPVLRTRRLLALDDFQALTLGYVLLGAGLVATGFSHSLPAFLAAAVVWSLGDLILIGRALSVVAEIAPEHARGRYLATYGLSWGVATAVAPLLGTQLLSVVGPTGLWIGCGVAAGVLATLQPNLRRLVRSQPSQLGIE from the coding sequence GTGACCAACCATACCGGCTTTGCTAGTCATCACAGGTTGCCTACCGCTGTCTGGGTGTTGGTGATCGCGCGCGGGGTGAATCGGCTGGGGGCGTTCACGCTGCCGTTCCTGGCCGTGGTGCTGACGGTGGAGCTCGGCGCGAGCGTCGCGGAGGCAGGACTGGTTCTGACGGCCTTCGGCGTCGCGACCCTGCCATCGCGGGTGTTCGGTGGACACCTGGCTGATCGGCTGGGGCGGCGGTGGACGATCGTGCTCGGCCTGGTGGGCTGTGCGGTCGGGCAGTTGTGGATCGCCGCGTCGGGGAGCATGTGGTCCGCGGTACCGGCCGTAGTGGTGCTGGGGTTGGCGTTCGAGATCTATGAGCCACCCAGTCAGGCGATCATCGCCGATGTGACCGAGCCTGTGGACCGGCCGGCGGCGTACGGGCTGTTGGGCGCGGTGATGGCGGTGGCGGCTGTGGTGGCCGGCCTGCTGGCGGCCTGGTTGGGGCAGTGGGATCTGCGGTGGCTGTTCGTCGCGGATGCCGTTAGCTGTCTGGCCTGTGCGGTGCTGGTCGCTATCGCGCTGCCGGGCGGGGTGCAGGTGGCACCGGCGGCTGCGGCGGTCTGGCGCGACCGGAGGCTGCTGTGGGTGCTGGGATCGGGCACGGTGTTCGCAGTACTCGCCATGGTGATCGTGTTCGGGCTACCTCTCACCTTGCTCGACCGGGGCGTGTCGGCCTCGGGCGTCGGGATCATCCTGGCCGTCTCTGCGATCGCGCAGGTCGCAGTACAGCCGGTACTCCGAACCCGCCGGCTGCTGGCGCTCGACGACTTCCAAGCGCTGACCCTGGGCTACGTCTTGCTAGGAGCCGGTCTAGTCGCCACGGGCTTCTCCCACAGCTTGCCCGCCTTCCTGGCAGCCGCTGTCGTCTGGAGTCTCGGCGACCTGATCCTGATCGGCCGCGCCCTCTCAGTAGTCGCCGAGATAGCTCCGGAGCACGCCCGGGGCCGCTACCTGGCTACTTACGGCCTCAGCTGGGGTGTAGCCACCGCAGTGGCCCCACTACTCGGCACTCAACTCCTCTCAGTAGTGGGCCCGACCGGTTTGTGGATCGGCTGTGGAGTCGCGGCCGGCGTCCTGGCAACTCTCCAACCGAACCTCCGGCGTCTCGTGCGGTCACAACCGTCCCAATTGGGTATTGAATGA
- a CDS encoding helix-turn-helix domain-containing protein, giving the protein MEPDLDDVLEAVGPRLRALRVERDTTLTQLSETTGISVSTLSRLESGQRRPTLELLLPLARAHQVQLDELVDAPPTGDPRVHAKSFKRNGATMIPLTRRPGGLQAFKQIVPAGWNGNDVEQRVHEGYDWIYVLSGQIRLVLGDKDFILHEGEVAEFDTRVPHWFGNPGPGPAEMLCLYGPQGERMHVRARSK; this is encoded by the coding sequence ATGGAACCTGATCTCGACGATGTCCTCGAAGCAGTCGGTCCGCGCCTGCGCGCACTCCGGGTCGAGCGCGACACCACGCTCACCCAGCTGTCGGAGACAACCGGCATCTCGGTCAGCACGCTGTCCCGGCTGGAGTCCGGCCAGCGCCGCCCGACGCTGGAACTGCTGCTACCGCTAGCCCGTGCCCACCAAGTGCAGCTGGACGAGCTCGTCGACGCGCCACCGACCGGCGACCCGCGGGTGCACGCCAAGTCGTTCAAGCGGAACGGCGCGACGATGATCCCGCTGACCCGGCGTCCAGGTGGCCTGCAGGCGTTCAAGCAGATCGTCCCGGCCGGCTGGAATGGCAACGACGTGGAGCAGCGCGTGCACGAGGGCTACGACTGGATCTACGTGCTGTCCGGGCAGATCCGGCTGGTGCTCGGCGATAAGGACTTCATCCTGCATGAGGGCGAGGTAGCCGAGTTCGACACCCGCGTGCCGCACTGGTTCGGTAACCCCGGACCTGGCCCGGCGGAGATGCTCTGCCTCTACGGTCCCCAGGGCGAACGGATGCACGTCCGCGCCCGCTCCAAGTAG
- a CDS encoding sigma factor-like helix-turn-helix DNA-binding protein yields the protein MRDIVDPEFAAYVDARQGRWLRAAYLVYGELDRAEEELLHAFTRLSLRWGKVDDPDAFVLGHLYNAAMSRWSRSVKPFEDEEDPVKIALAALTPKDRAVLVLLHLEELTEFEVAEVLSMSSSAVHTAGMSSLSRFRLELGTPDWRDVTGREPR from the coding sequence ATGCGCGACATAGTCGACCCAGAGTTCGCCGCGTACGTCGATGCGCGGCAAGGCAGGTGGCTTCGTGCGGCGTACCTCGTGTACGGCGAGCTCGACCGGGCCGAGGAGGAGCTGTTGCATGCCTTCACCCGGTTGTCGCTGCGCTGGGGCAAGGTCGACGACCCGGATGCCTTTGTGCTCGGGCACCTCTACAACGCGGCCATGTCGCGGTGGTCGCGCAGCGTCAAGCCCTTCGAGGACGAAGAGGATCCGGTCAAGATCGCGCTGGCGGCTCTCACCCCGAAGGATCGCGCGGTACTGGTGCTCCTGCACCTGGAGGAGCTCACTGAGTTCGAGGTCGCCGAAGTACTGAGCATGTCCAGCTCCGCCGTGCACACCGCCGGTATGTCCTCCCTCAGCCGGTTCCGGCTAGAGCTCGGTACTCCGGACTGGCGCGACGTCACCGGAAGGGAACCGCGGTGA
- a CDS encoding NAD(P)/FAD-dependent oxidoreductase, producing MKRYDVVVIGGGAAGLSGALALVRARRSVLVVDNGTPRNAPTEHVHNYLSRDGVPPAELYSIGRAEVSGYGGEVVTDTVTGVRPGSSEYGFVVELAGREAVEARRLLVTTGVVDVLPEVAGLAERFGRDVLHCPYCHGWEVRDQAIGVLATSVMAGHQTLLFRQWSSDVTLFLNDVLEPTEEQWEEFAARGISVVQGKVASLEVTDDKLTGVRLDGGRVIPRQALAIQTQLEARADFLADLGLKATTREGRGVVVGTAIDSDPMGATEVPGVWVAGNVTDPMGQVITSAAAGMTAGAAINADLIGEETRNAVEAYRTRGATSA from the coding sequence GTGAAGCGGTACGACGTGGTGGTGATCGGCGGGGGAGCCGCCGGGTTGAGTGGTGCGCTGGCGCTGGTCCGGGCGCGCAGGTCGGTGCTGGTGGTCGACAACGGCACACCTCGCAATGCGCCGACAGAGCACGTGCACAACTACTTGAGCAGGGATGGTGTCCCGCCTGCGGAGCTCTACTCCATCGGGCGTGCTGAGGTCAGCGGGTACGGCGGGGAGGTGGTGACCGACACCGTGACGGGCGTGCGGCCGGGCAGTTCGGAGTACGGGTTCGTGGTGGAGCTGGCTGGGCGCGAGGCGGTGGAGGCTCGGCGGTTGCTGGTCACTACTGGCGTGGTCGATGTACTGCCCGAGGTGGCCGGGTTGGCCGAGCGGTTCGGGCGGGACGTGTTGCACTGCCCGTACTGCCATGGGTGGGAGGTACGCGACCAGGCGATCGGCGTACTGGCTACTAGCGTGATGGCTGGGCATCAGACGCTGCTGTTCCGGCAGTGGAGCTCGGACGTGACGCTGTTCCTCAATGACGTGCTGGAGCCGACCGAGGAGCAGTGGGAGGAGTTCGCTGCTCGTGGGATCTCTGTGGTGCAAGGGAAAGTCGCGTCGCTCGAGGTGACCGACGACAAGCTCACAGGGGTTCGCCTGGATGGTGGCAGGGTCATCCCGCGACAGGCGCTCGCCATACAGACGCAGTTGGAGGCTCGTGCGGACTTCCTGGCCGACCTGGGGCTGAAGGCGACCACACGTGAAGGCAGGGGAGTAGTAGTCGGTACTGCGATCGACTCGGACCCCATGGGCGCTACCGAGGTCCCCGGTGTCTGGGTAGCCGGCAATGTCACCGACCCGATGGGCCAGGTCATCACCTCCGCAGCCGCCGGTATGACGGCGGGTGCCGCCATCAACGCCGACCTGATCGGGGAGGAGACCCGCAATGCCGTGGAGGCCTACCGCACCCGGGGAGCTACTTCTGCCTAG
- a CDS encoding [protein-PII] uridylyltransferase: MVDRAAQRRVRAEEADALLYLLLSKACDALGTPTEGVALVAVGGYGREELSPYSDLDVMLLHTEGYPQIDELAAQIWYPLWDSRTKLDHSVRTIAEASSAAADDVRVALGLLDARHVAGDSHLTLQLRSLLMADWRRTAKTRLPALAEACRDRANTVGELAHLAEPDLKEAYGGLRDAVVLRALVASWLIDVPHPVVERARLDLLNIRDELHSVAGRATDRVVADLAGEVAAGLGLPDRDALLRHIYSTGRTLAHVCDVSWRRIESLMARPPRSRRRNRTGGPLLLALDEGVGQHEGEVVLMPDARPERDPALGLRAAAVAADRDLVLSPAVCARLAGTAALLPEPWPAEARRLLCALIGAGSGLLEVWEALDQAGYITRILPEWDLVRFRPPQSAVHRYTVDRHLLETCVEASKMVRDVRRPDLLLVAALVHDLGKAVEGDHSVTGAVIATTVARRLGFAEADVDTITLLVRQHLVLAQVATRRDLDDPMTVELVAGIVGDTETLDLLEALTYADARAAGPAAASPWRMRLVGELARRVRGELSGGGAGLWTDAPPIPVPELHQVVGVGRLGVTVSEHRGDVRVNVAVPDQVGTLSTVAGVLAVERLAVRSAVVTSVEGLGISQWSVAGAAPDPVRLRDRLAVALRDDSDLVRRLAARDASRGKSAASRVDLLPGASETATVLQVRAHDRPGLLYDVTAAIAATGADVRSAHVSTLGAECVDVFYLTDRDGSPLEDEDARTTAKSVLDRLSF, translated from the coding sequence ATGGTTGATCGAGCAGCACAGCGGCGCGTGCGTGCCGAAGAGGCCGACGCGCTGCTGTACCTGCTCCTCTCCAAGGCGTGTGACGCCCTCGGTACTCCTACCGAGGGCGTTGCCCTGGTCGCAGTTGGCGGCTACGGCCGGGAGGAGCTCTCGCCGTACAGCGATCTCGACGTGATGCTTCTGCACACCGAGGGATACCCGCAGATCGACGAACTGGCCGCCCAGATCTGGTACCCGCTCTGGGACTCGCGGACCAAGCTGGACCACAGCGTCCGGACCATCGCTGAGGCTTCGTCGGCCGCAGCGGATGATGTACGAGTCGCCCTGGGGCTGCTGGACGCGCGGCACGTTGCGGGCGACTCACACCTCACACTGCAGCTCCGGTCGCTGCTGATGGCGGACTGGCGTCGTACTGCGAAGACGCGGCTGCCCGCGCTGGCCGAGGCGTGCCGGGACCGGGCCAACACGGTCGGGGAGCTCGCCCACCTCGCAGAGCCTGACTTGAAGGAAGCGTACGGCGGGCTGCGGGACGCCGTCGTGCTGCGGGCATTGGTCGCCTCCTGGCTTATCGACGTACCGCATCCGGTGGTTGAGCGGGCCCGGTTGGACCTGCTGAACATCAGGGACGAGCTGCACTCCGTCGCCGGCCGCGCAACGGACCGGGTGGTCGCTGACCTGGCTGGTGAAGTCGCTGCTGGGCTTGGCCTGCCGGATCGCGATGCCCTGCTGCGGCACATCTATTCGACCGGCAGGACCCTGGCGCACGTGTGCGATGTGTCGTGGCGGCGGATCGAGAGCCTGATGGCCCGTCCGCCTCGCTCACGACGCCGTAACCGCACCGGTGGACCGTTGCTGCTGGCACTGGACGAGGGAGTCGGGCAGCACGAGGGCGAGGTCGTCCTGATGCCGGATGCCCGCCCTGAAAGGGATCCGGCGCTTGGACTGCGTGCTGCGGCTGTGGCTGCCGACAGGGACCTCGTGCTGTCTCCGGCCGTCTGTGCTCGCCTGGCGGGCACTGCTGCGCTGTTGCCGGAGCCCTGGCCTGCTGAGGCTCGGCGGCTGCTCTGTGCGCTGATCGGAGCTGGGTCGGGTCTCCTGGAGGTCTGGGAGGCGTTGGACCAGGCTGGGTACATCACGCGGATCCTGCCCGAGTGGGACCTGGTTCGCTTCCGGCCGCCGCAGTCGGCAGTGCACCGCTACACGGTTGACCGGCACTTGCTGGAGACCTGTGTCGAGGCATCCAAGATGGTTCGGGATGTACGGCGCCCTGACCTACTACTGGTCGCTGCACTGGTCCATGACCTCGGCAAGGCGGTCGAGGGCGACCACAGTGTTACCGGAGCGGTCATCGCAACCACTGTCGCTCGCCGGCTGGGCTTTGCTGAGGCGGACGTCGACACGATCACCCTGCTTGTCCGGCAGCACTTGGTGCTGGCGCAGGTGGCAACTCGGCGCGACCTGGACGATCCGATGACCGTGGAGCTGGTCGCGGGCATCGTGGGCGACACCGAGACGCTTGACCTGCTGGAAGCTCTCACCTACGCCGATGCACGGGCTGCCGGTCCGGCTGCCGCCTCGCCTTGGCGGATGCGGTTGGTGGGCGAGTTGGCTCGGCGCGTGCGTGGTGAGTTGTCCGGGGGAGGGGCTGGGTTGTGGACCGACGCTCCGCCGATCCCGGTGCCCGAGTTGCACCAGGTGGTCGGTGTGGGACGGCTGGGTGTGACGGTGTCGGAGCATCGTGGCGATGTTCGGGTCAACGTCGCCGTACCCGACCAGGTGGGGACCTTGTCGACGGTGGCCGGAGTGCTCGCGGTGGAGCGTCTCGCAGTACGGTCTGCTGTTGTTACGTCTGTTGAGGGGCTGGGGATCTCGCAGTGGTCCGTCGCTGGTGCGGCACCTGACCCAGTGCGGTTGCGGGACCGGCTTGCGGTGGCTCTGCGAGACGACAGCGATCTCGTACGCCGGTTGGCCGCGCGGGACGCCTCCCGGGGCAAGAGTGCAGCCTCCCGAGTCGACTTGTTGCCAGGGGCATCCGAGACGGCGACTGTGCTGCAGGTGCGGGCGCATGACCGGCCAGGGCTGCTCTACGACGTCACTGCCGCCATTGCCGCGACAGGGGCGGACGTGAGGTCGGCGCACGTGAGCACACTCGGTGCGGAGTGTGTGGACGTCTTCTACCTGACTGATCGCGATGGCTCGCCGTTGGAGGACGAGGACGCGCGCACGACGGCCAAGTCGGTGCTGGATCGCTTGAGCTTCTAG
- a CDS encoding RNA polymerase sigma factor: MTAQETRLEDLLRELTPQVLGAVVRRTGDFTAAEDAVQEALIAAARTWPADGVPDNPRGWLIQAASRRFIDEIRQEQARRKREELAAYREVPAEEVEEQDDTLRLLFLCCHPALTAASAIALTLRAVGGLTTAEIATAYLVPEATMAQRISRAKQKLKGLPFELSQDEERLAQVLHVLYLVFNEGYTTSSGADLHRTDLSGEAIRLTRMVHHLLPDNAQVAGLLALMLLNDARRLARTGTAGELIPLTEQDRSLWNKEYIDEGVALAVEAFQQRPLSEYQLQAAIAALHDEAARPEDTDWAQILGLYGLLEQLSGNPMVTLNRAIAQAMVSGPEAGLALLQPLDEKLDGHYRLDAVRGHLYEMLGDYEAAAAHFTAAARRTTSLPEQNYLTTKAAQVSDAARKLR, encoded by the coding sequence ATGACTGCCCAGGAGACCAGACTCGAGGACCTGTTGCGCGAGCTGACGCCGCAGGTGCTTGGCGCGGTGGTACGGCGTACCGGGGACTTCACCGCGGCTGAGGACGCTGTGCAGGAGGCGTTGATCGCGGCGGCTCGCACGTGGCCTGCCGACGGCGTGCCGGACAACCCCCGTGGGTGGTTGATCCAGGCGGCGTCGCGGCGGTTCATCGACGAGATCCGGCAGGAGCAGGCACGACGCAAGCGCGAGGAGCTGGCGGCGTACCGGGAGGTGCCGGCCGAGGAGGTCGAGGAGCAGGACGACACGCTGCGGTTGCTCTTCCTGTGTTGCCATCCGGCGCTCACCGCGGCCTCGGCCATCGCGCTGACGCTGCGTGCGGTCGGTGGTCTCACGACGGCCGAGATCGCCACCGCATACTTGGTGCCTGAGGCAACGATGGCGCAGCGGATCAGCCGGGCCAAGCAGAAGCTCAAGGGGCTGCCGTTCGAGCTGTCGCAGGACGAGGAGCGCCTGGCGCAGGTGCTGCACGTGCTCTACCTGGTGTTCAACGAGGGCTACACGACGAGCAGTGGCGCCGACCTGCACCGCACTGATCTGTCCGGCGAGGCCATCCGGCTCACCCGGATGGTGCATCACCTACTGCCGGACAATGCTCAGGTCGCCGGCCTGCTGGCGCTCATGCTGCTCAACGACGCCCGGCGGTTGGCCCGGACCGGTACGGCGGGTGAGTTGATCCCGTTGACCGAGCAGGACCGCTCCTTGTGGAACAAGGAGTACATCGACGAAGGGGTCGCGCTGGCGGTGGAGGCGTTCCAGCAGCGCCCACTGAGCGAGTACCAGTTGCAGGCCGCGATCGCTGCCCTGCATGACGAGGCGGCCCGGCCGGAAGACACCGACTGGGCCCAGATCCTCGGCCTGTACGGCCTGCTCGAACAGCTGTCGGGCAACCCGATGGTCACGCTGAACCGTGCGATCGCCCAGGCGATGGTGTCCGGCCCGGAGGCGGGGCTGGCGCTACTGCAGCCGCTGGACGAGAAGCTCGACGGGCACTACCGGCTGGACGCAGTACGTGGGCATCTGTACGAGATGCTCGGGGACTATGAGGCCGCCGCGGCACACTTCACGGCGGCGGCCCGGCGGACCACCAGCTTGCCGGAGCAGAACTACCTGACCACCAAGGCGGCCCAGGTCAGTGATGCTGCGCGAAAGCTCCGATGA